Proteins encoded together in one Hylaeus volcanicus isolate JK05 chromosome 3, UHH_iyHylVolc1.0_haploid, whole genome shotgun sequence window:
- the LOC128873501 gene encoding nuclear pore complex protein Nup58-like isoform X2: MIAAVANASAKKLEKRGALLGGHDSGSANYLPPVPSYVSKPVAVPAPTYGVPAHGPSFAAPVPAPTYGVPAHVPSYSGPVGVPSYSGSFSASVPSFSGHGPALSPSISAPAYAGSAPGSSYGVPVSGPAPSYAGSYHHSLPASTYGVPHHHSAPVYSGVSAGVPAVGLSVGHSVSLGSDHGVSLGSSGLHGSYGLPSLEPAVGVSLGSGSYPSKSYGVPSGLPVGLSLGVPSKSYGVPAISHGSGLALGLGSLPSSSGGFGLSHSDVQVGHDDGYSYPVPSKKLLI; this comes from the coding sequence ATGATCGCCGCCGTTGCCAACGCATCGGCAAAGAAACTCGAGAAGCGTGGAGCTCTCCTCGGAGGTCACGACTCTGGATCAGCAAACTACCTCCCACCCGTACCGTCGTACGTTTCGAAACCTGTCGCAGTCCCAGCCCCGACTTATGGTGTCCCAGCGCATGGTCCCTCGTTCGCTGCCCCCGTTCCAGCCCCAACCTACGGTGTCCCAGCGCACGTCCCGTCATACAGCGGGCCAGTCGGCGTTCCATCTTATAGTGGCTCCTTCTCAGCGTCGGTCCCATCCTTCAGCGGTCATGGTCCAGCGCTGAGCCCATCCATCAGCGCCCCGGCGTACGCCGGGTCAGCCCCAGGTTCGTCTTATGGTGTTCCTGTTTCCGGGCCAGCTCCGAGCTACGCAGGCTCTTATCATCATTCACTGCCAGCCTCGACCTACGGAGTCCCTCATCACCATTCAGCGCCAGTTTACAGCGGTGTCTCCGCTGGAGTCCCAGCCGTGGGCCTATCCGTTGGACACTCGGTTTCTCTTGGGTCTGACCACGGCGTTTCTCTGGGATCTTCAGGTCTGCACGGGTCCTACGGTCTGCCAAGTTTGGAACCTGCCGTTGGAGTTTCGCTAGGATCGGGCAGCTATCCTAGCAAATCCTACGGAGTTCCTTCGGGTCTACCTGTTGGACTTTCCCTGGGTGTGCCTAGCAAATCTTATGGTGTTCCAGCAATTAGCCATGGTAGTGGACTTGCGTTAGGATTAGGGTCCCTGCCAAGCAGCTCCGGTGGATTTGGTCTTTCACATTCCGACGTCCAAGTAGGACACGACGATGGATACTCGTATCCTGTCCCGTCGAAGAAATTGCTCATTTAA
- the LOC128873501 gene encoding nuclear pore complex protein Nup58-like isoform X1, with protein sequence MDEVITEVSLLSVWMIAAVANASAKKLEKRGALLGGHDSGSANYLPPVPSYVSKPVAVPAPTYGVPAHGPSFAAPVPAPTYGVPAHVPSYSGPVGVPSYSGSFSASVPSFSGHGPALSPSISAPAYAGSAPGSSYGVPVSGPAPSYAGSYHHSLPASTYGVPHHHSAPVYSGVSAGVPAVGLSVGHSVSLGSDHGVSLGSSGLHGSYGLPSLEPAVGVSLGSGSYPSKSYGVPSGLPVGLSLGVPSKSYGVPAISHGSGLALGLGSLPSSSGGFGLSHSDVQVGHDDGYSYPVPSKKLLI encoded by the coding sequence GTTTCTTTGCTTTCGGTCTGGATGATCGCCGCCGTTGCCAACGCATCGGCAAAGAAACTCGAGAAGCGTGGAGCTCTCCTCGGAGGTCACGACTCTGGATCAGCAAACTACCTCCCACCCGTACCGTCGTACGTTTCGAAACCTGTCGCAGTCCCAGCCCCGACTTATGGTGTCCCAGCGCATGGTCCCTCGTTCGCTGCCCCCGTTCCAGCCCCAACCTACGGTGTCCCAGCGCACGTCCCGTCATACAGCGGGCCAGTCGGCGTTCCATCTTATAGTGGCTCCTTCTCAGCGTCGGTCCCATCCTTCAGCGGTCATGGTCCAGCGCTGAGCCCATCCATCAGCGCCCCGGCGTACGCCGGGTCAGCCCCAGGTTCGTCTTATGGTGTTCCTGTTTCCGGGCCAGCTCCGAGCTACGCAGGCTCTTATCATCATTCACTGCCAGCCTCGACCTACGGAGTCCCTCATCACCATTCAGCGCCAGTTTACAGCGGTGTCTCCGCTGGAGTCCCAGCCGTGGGCCTATCCGTTGGACACTCGGTTTCTCTTGGGTCTGACCACGGCGTTTCTCTGGGATCTTCAGGTCTGCACGGGTCCTACGGTCTGCCAAGTTTGGAACCTGCCGTTGGAGTTTCGCTAGGATCGGGCAGCTATCCTAGCAAATCCTACGGAGTTCCTTCGGGTCTACCTGTTGGACTTTCCCTGGGTGTGCCTAGCAAATCTTATGGTGTTCCAGCAATTAGCCATGGTAGTGGACTTGCGTTAGGATTAGGGTCCCTGCCAAGCAGCTCCGGTGGATTTGGTCTTTCACATTCCGACGTCCAAGTAGGACACGACGATGGATACTCGTATCCTGTCCCGTCGAAGAAATTGCTCATTTAA